A region of Burkholderiales bacterium DNA encodes the following proteins:
- a CDS encoding undecaprenyl diphosphate synthase family protein, with amino-acid sequence MRSKRTKTTLPRHIGFIPDGNRRWAQSQGLSKEEGYAHGIEPGLALFEACKKIGVAEISVYGFTQDNTRRSRRQIENFRAACVAYAEEIARRGAALLVLGDETSSQFPEALTPFRERKGSGIKVNFLVNYGWQWDLDGLKNGGLRSHDVSRIDLIVRWGGGRRLSGFLPVQSVYADFFVVDDYWPDFAPGHFESALSWFGKQDRTLGG; translated from the coding sequence ATGAGATCAAAGCGAACCAAAACAACATTGCCGCGGCACATCGGCTTCATTCCCGATGGCAATCGGCGCTGGGCGCAGTCGCAGGGGCTGAGCAAGGAGGAGGGCTACGCGCACGGCATTGAACCCGGGCTTGCTTTATTCGAGGCTTGCAAAAAAATCGGCGTAGCCGAAATTTCGGTGTACGGTTTCACCCAGGACAACACGCGGCGCTCACGCCGCCAGATCGAAAACTTTCGTGCTGCGTGCGTTGCCTATGCTGAGGAGATCGCACGGCGCGGCGCCGCCTTGCTGGTTCTCGGCGACGAAACGTCGAGCCAGTTTCCCGAGGCGTTGACGCCGTTTCGCGAACGCAAGGGTAGCGGCATCAAAGTCAACTTCCTGGTCAACTACGGTTGGCAGTGGGACCTCGACGGCCTGAAAAACGGCGGCCTGCGTTCGCACGATGTTTCGCGCATCGATTTGATCGTGCGCTGGGGCGGCGGGCGGCGACTCAGCGGATTTCTTCCCGTGCAATCGGTGTATGCCGATTTTTTCGTCGTCGACGACTACTGGCCCGATTTCGCGCCCGGCCACTTCGAAAGCGCATTAAGCTGGTTCGGCAAGCAGGACCGGACGCTGGGGGGATAA
- a CDS encoding entericidin A/B family lipoprotein, with translation MFKKLSAVAFILALLAGCNTFEGAGKDMERGGEKIQDKAK, from the coding sequence ATGTTCAAAAAACTATCGGCAGTCGCTTTCATTCTTGCGCTACTCGCAGGCTGTAACACCTTTGAGGGCGCGGGCAAGGACATGGAACGCGGCGGTGAAAAAATCCAGGATAAAGCCAAGTAG